One Rosa chinensis cultivar Old Blush chromosome 3, RchiOBHm-V2, whole genome shotgun sequence DNA window includes the following coding sequences:
- the LOC112195284 gene encoding uncharacterized protein LOC112195284 isoform X1, producing MGKPSLSLGLTLLFSFSLTASYSFTPSSSFPTSLKQSSPSPKATPSDLLSLLGPKSQSSSIDPLLAQELTSCFKFLVPFRPNAKKLVPEKFSGRKFLRFEQKGQREEEEDVLVWWPPQPVLELARLAVDSGGDPAAIQRALDPTMITVPDVEGSEENRCQLTRTPYGRHFISEELNSYIGFLFELILARGPTVGLNVSLNRYDLFHGHLFLALDTGRLGILFHAKEYPAYDKELFPYNMGFCQRGSNVTYDDSMNLRNILWLAPLPSNSAKGWEAPGVLVVLDARPDGIIYRDLIPEYVNFARTIYEDDLGEVAVDVNYLAVGNPEPRFQLFIC from the exons ATGGGGAAGCCCTCTCTCTCACTTGGATTGACACtactcttctccttctctctcacaGCTTCCTACTCCTTCacaccctcttcttctttcccaaCTTCTCTCAAACAATCTTCACCATCTCCCAAAGCCACCCCTTCAGACCTTCTCTCTCTGCTGGGCCCCAAATCCCAGTCTTCATCCATTGATCCCCTCCTGGCCCAAGAACTCACTTCCTGCTTCAAGTTCCTCGTACCCTTTAGGCCCAACGCCAAGAAACTGGTCCCGGAGAAGTTTTCCGGTAGAAAATTCTTGAGGTTCGAGCAAAAGGGTCAacgagaagaggaggaggatgtGCTTGTTTGGTGGCCCCCTCAGCCGGTTTTGGAGCTGGCCCGCCTTGCCGTTGACTCCGGCGGAGACCCGGCTGCTATTCAACGGGCTTTGGATCCGACTATGATCACT GTACCTGATGTTGAAGGATCTGAAGAGAACCGATGTCAGCTTACCAGAACTCCATATGGGAGACATTTCATAAGTGAG GAGTTGAATTCATATATTGGATTTTTATTTGAACTTATTCTTGCCCGCGGTCCCACTGTTGGGTTGAATGTGTCGTTGAATCGCTATGATTTGTTCCATGGCCACCTATTTCTTGCCTTAGACACTGGAAGACTTGGTATATT GTTTCATGCGAAAGAATACCCTGCATATGATAAAGAATTATTTCCATACAACATGGGTTTCTGTCAAAGAG GGTCTAATGTGACGTATGATGACTCAATGAACCTGCGAAATATCCTCTGGCTAGCTCCATTGCCAAGCAATTCAGCCAAAGGTTGGGAAGCACCAG GTGTCCTGGTGGTGCTCGATGCCCGTCCAGATGGAATCATATATAGAGATCTCATACCCGAATATGTAAATTTTGCAAGGACTATATATGAAG ACGATCTTGGGGAGGTTGCAGTTGATGTCAACTATTTGGCTGTGGGAAATCCAGAGCCGAGGTTTCAACTTTTTATTTGCTGA
- the LOC112195284 gene encoding uncharacterized protein LOC112195284 isoform X2, with protein sequence MGKPSLSLGLTLLFSFSLTASYSFTPSSSFPTSLKQSSPSPKATPSDLLSLLGPKSQSSSIDPLLAQELTSCFKFLVPFRPNAKKLVPEKFSGRKFLRFEQKGQREEEEDVLVWWPPQPVLELARLAVDSGGDPAAIQRALDPTMITVPDVEGSEENRCQLTRTPYGRHFISEELNSYIGFLFELILARGPTVGLNVSLNRYDLFHGHLFLALDTGRLGILFHAKEYPAYDKELFPYNMGFCQRGSNVTYDDSMNLRNILWLAPLPSNSAKGWEAPGVLVVLDARPDGIIYRDLIPEYVNFARTIYEVADYVLWSRINLK encoded by the exons ATGGGGAAGCCCTCTCTCTCACTTGGATTGACACtactcttctccttctctctcacaGCTTCCTACTCCTTCacaccctcttcttctttcccaaCTTCTCTCAAACAATCTTCACCATCTCCCAAAGCCACCCCTTCAGACCTTCTCTCTCTGCTGGGCCCCAAATCCCAGTCTTCATCCATTGATCCCCTCCTGGCCCAAGAACTCACTTCCTGCTTCAAGTTCCTCGTACCCTTTAGGCCCAACGCCAAGAAACTGGTCCCGGAGAAGTTTTCCGGTAGAAAATTCTTGAGGTTCGAGCAAAAGGGTCAacgagaagaggaggaggatgtGCTTGTTTGGTGGCCCCCTCAGCCGGTTTTGGAGCTGGCCCGCCTTGCCGTTGACTCCGGCGGAGACCCGGCTGCTATTCAACGGGCTTTGGATCCGACTATGATCACT GTACCTGATGTTGAAGGATCTGAAGAGAACCGATGTCAGCTTACCAGAACTCCATATGGGAGACATTTCATAAGTGAG GAGTTGAATTCATATATTGGATTTTTATTTGAACTTATTCTTGCCCGCGGTCCCACTGTTGGGTTGAATGTGTCGTTGAATCGCTATGATTTGTTCCATGGCCACCTATTTCTTGCCTTAGACACTGGAAGACTTGGTATATT GTTTCATGCGAAAGAATACCCTGCATATGATAAAGAATTATTTCCATACAACATGGGTTTCTGTCAAAGAG GGTCTAATGTGACGTATGATGACTCAATGAACCTGCGAAATATCCTCTGGCTAGCTCCATTGCCAAGCAATTCAGCCAAAGGTTGGGAAGCACCAG GTGTCCTGGTGGTGCTCGATGCCCGTCCAGATGGAATCATATATAGAGATCTCATACCCGAATATGTAAATTTTGCAAGGACTATATATGAAG TTGCAGATTATGTATTGTGGTCGCGGATCAACCTGAAATGA
- the LOC112195284 gene encoding uncharacterized protein LOC112195284 isoform X3, translating into MGKPSLSLGLTLLFSFSLTASYSFTPSSSFPTSLKQSSPSPKATPSDLLSLLGPKSQSSSIDPLLAQELTSCFKFLVPFRPNAKKLVPEKFSGRKFLRFEQKGQREEEEDVLVWWPPQPVLELARLAVDSGGDPAAIQRALDPTMITVPDVEGSEENRCQLTRTPYGRHFISEELNSYIGFLFELILARGPTVGLNVSLNRYDLFHGHLFLALDTGRLGILFHAKEYPAYDKELFPYNMGFCQRGSNVTYDDSMNLRNILWLAPLPSNSAKGWEAPGVLVVLDARPDGIIYRDLIPEYVNFARTIYEDYVLWSRINLK; encoded by the exons ATGGGGAAGCCCTCTCTCTCACTTGGATTGACACtactcttctccttctctctcacaGCTTCCTACTCCTTCacaccctcttcttctttcccaaCTTCTCTCAAACAATCTTCACCATCTCCCAAAGCCACCCCTTCAGACCTTCTCTCTCTGCTGGGCCCCAAATCCCAGTCTTCATCCATTGATCCCCTCCTGGCCCAAGAACTCACTTCCTGCTTCAAGTTCCTCGTACCCTTTAGGCCCAACGCCAAGAAACTGGTCCCGGAGAAGTTTTCCGGTAGAAAATTCTTGAGGTTCGAGCAAAAGGGTCAacgagaagaggaggaggatgtGCTTGTTTGGTGGCCCCCTCAGCCGGTTTTGGAGCTGGCCCGCCTTGCCGTTGACTCCGGCGGAGACCCGGCTGCTATTCAACGGGCTTTGGATCCGACTATGATCACT GTACCTGATGTTGAAGGATCTGAAGAGAACCGATGTCAGCTTACCAGAACTCCATATGGGAGACATTTCATAAGTGAG GAGTTGAATTCATATATTGGATTTTTATTTGAACTTATTCTTGCCCGCGGTCCCACTGTTGGGTTGAATGTGTCGTTGAATCGCTATGATTTGTTCCATGGCCACCTATTTCTTGCCTTAGACACTGGAAGACTTGGTATATT GTTTCATGCGAAAGAATACCCTGCATATGATAAAGAATTATTTCCATACAACATGGGTTTCTGTCAAAGAG GGTCTAATGTGACGTATGATGACTCAATGAACCTGCGAAATATCCTCTGGCTAGCTCCATTGCCAAGCAATTCAGCCAAAGGTTGGGAAGCACCAG GTGTCCTGGTGGTGCTCGATGCCCGTCCAGATGGAATCATATATAGAGATCTCATACCCGAATATGTAAATTTTGCAAGGACTATATATGAAG ATTATGTATTGTGGTCGCGGATCAACCTGAAATGA
- the LOC112193390 gene encoding uncharacterized protein LOC112193390 → MGSEEPRDPLQGVDWKAVGNDMQRNPGDKPGIKKRLPKKIRQIPECYFLPRRSRLYNFTFVGACIAGGIGAGMLVEMWINKKVREDGGVLWEFDK, encoded by the exons ATGGGCAGCGAGGAGCCAAGAGACCCATTGCAAGGGGTCGATTGGAAAGCTGTTGGTAATGACATGCAGAGGAATCCTGGTGATAAACCAGGAATAAAGAAGCGGCTTCCCAAGAAGATTCGGCAGATTCCAGAGTGCTATTTTCTTCCTCGAAGATCCCGGTTGTATAACTTTACATTTGTTGGAGCATGTATTGCTGGTGGAATTGGTGCAGGGATGCTGGTGGAGATGTGGATAAACAAGAAAGTTAGAG AGGATGGAGGCGTATTATGGGAGTTTGACAAATAA